In Nocardioides bizhenqiangii, the DNA window AGGTCGAGCGGCTGTGGGAGATCTGCCAGCCGGTCCTCGACCGCCGGCCGGCGTGCCAGCCCTACCCGCAGGGCTCGTGGGGCCCGCAGGACGCGATCGACCTGCCGCTCGGCGGCTGGCGGCTCGGCAACCACCCGCCGGAGCGGTCGCTGACGAGCTAGACGCGTCTAGTGCCGCGACCACTCCTCGCTCTGGGTGAGTCGGAGGAGATAGGCCAGCGGCGGAAGGACGACCACCACCGCGAGCCCGACCGCGACCAGGAGTGCCTGCAGGGTCGCGCTCGCGCCGGCCGCGTCGACGATGCGCACCTCGTCGACGAGCAGCCAGGGGTACTGCGCCACGCCCCAGCCCGACACCACGGACGCCACCGCGACCACGGCGGGCCAGCGGGCGAGGGAGTAGCGACGCTCCCACAGGAGCCAGAGCGTCGCCGTACCGGCGAGCGCCGAGACGACCACCAGCGCCGCCGCCCGCCCGGCGAGGCCCTCGCTCAGCGTGGGCGCGTCCTCCGAGACGGGCACGAGCGCGACCAGCACGACCACGCCGGTGACGGCTCCGACCACCAGGGCCCGGAGGCGCAGGTCCTCCGCGAGCCGGACCTTGTCGCTGCGCGCGGCGTCGGCGGCGAGGAACACACCGGCGAGGAACGCGCAGGTGCCGACCGCGATCAAGCCACCGAAGATCGAGGTCGGGTTGAGCCAGGACGACCAGCGGTCGCCGACCCCCTCGGCCGGTACCCGGCCGGAGGCGATCGCGCCGGCCACGGTGCCGAGGAAGAACGGCGTGAGGATCGACGCGGTCGCGAAGATCACTCCGAAGAGCCTGGCCTGACCGAGGGTGGCGGAGTACTTCCGGAACGCGAAGCTCGCCCCTCGCAGCACGATCCCGAGCA includes these proteins:
- a CDS encoding cytochrome d ubiquinol oxidase subunit II, which encodes MMSLEVAVAAAMFVGVVAYAVLGGADFGSGFFDLTAGSSRRGAEMRTLVDHSIGPVWEANHVWLIYVLVIWWTGFPESFAAAMTTLVLPLLLALLGIVLRGASFAFRKYSATLGQARLFGVIFATASILTPFFLGTVAGAIASGRVPAEGVGDRWSSWLNPTSIFGGLIAVGTCAFLAGVFLAADAARSDKVRLAEDLRLRALVVGAVTGVVVLVALVPVSEDAPTLSEGLAGRAAALVVVSALAGTATLWLLWERRYSLARWPAVVAVASVVSGWGVAQYPWLLVDEVRIVDAAGASATLQALLVAVGLAVVVVLPPLAYLLRLTQSEEWSRH